In the genome of Croceimicrobium hydrocarbonivorans, one region contains:
- a CDS encoding LolA family protein — translation MRRLFPLLVAAFAGQLLLAQSHTEAKALLQEASKTMKAYPALEISFTYTFENTRVEPPIKQEQKGTLALQGENYRLKTDLLEQLRVGKKLYNIYHEDEEVQVNTYEESDEAGLSPARILSFYEKGYSYKMGGKESINGRNIQYVILKPTASEEIDKIMIGIDAQTKEVYSMKQWGTNGTVTTLIVTKLVKNAKWPANQFKFVKADYPGYYISE, via the coding sequence ATGCGACGTTTATTTCCCCTACTTGTAGCGGCTTTTGCCGGCCAGCTATTGTTAGCGCAGAGTCATACTGAGGCCAAGGCCTTATTGCAAGAAGCTAGCAAAACCATGAAAGCCTATCCGGCTTTGGAAATCAGCTTCACTTACACTTTTGAAAATACGCGCGTAGAGCCACCCATTAAGCAAGAGCAAAAAGGTACCCTGGCATTGCAAGGTGAAAATTACCGCTTGAAAACAGACCTCCTAGAACAATTGAGAGTAGGTAAGAAGTTGTACAATATTTATCATGAAGATGAAGAAGTACAGGTGAACACTTACGAAGAAAGCGATGAAGCCGGTTTAAGCCCTGCTCGCATTCTCAGCTTCTACGAAAAAGGCTACAGTTATAAAATGGGAGGTAAGGAAAGTATTAATGGCCGTAACATTCAATATGTGATTTTAAAGCCCACCGCCAGTGAGGAGATCGACAAGATTATGATCGGTATTGATGCGCAGACCAAAGAAGTTTACTCCATGAAACAATGGGGAACCAATGGCACCGTTACCACATTGATCGTTACCAAATTGGTAAAGAACGCCAAATGGCCGGCCAATCAATTTAAGTTTGTAAAAGCAGACTATCCCGGTTACTACATATCCGAATAA
- a CDS encoding LptF/LptG family permease, with product MKILDRFVLRSFFRPFIITFFVMILFLLMQFVWKYIDDLVGRGVEWYYIAELLFYTSATLVPMALPLAVLLSSIMVLGTLGENYELAALKSSGLSLMRVMRPLFVFICFLALSAFLFGNYVIPIANLHSENLRRNITNKKPALSIRPGIFYTGIEGYSIKIADKYGPDQNLLDEVLIYDHTQNNGNTKVIVADSGKMNVTSDEQFLEITLYNGHSYEDLIPKKRKDRDNKPFVSSAFEESLIRFNLGDFQAGDMRKTGRKEFDMLNVRQLGVAVDSLNDLLANQQQEFARQMVDKYAYTDLVEKEKLAEESAAENDSNQNPIIKADLEKMSPHLLENFAPEMRSRILQNSLRIARGNRAYFTNASAQYNWRKMMIARHVLEWQKKFSISFAVIVLFFVGAPLGAIIRKGGMGMPVVVSVFIFIVYHVTSFSFEKLGRFMYWTPFQAMWTANFILLPIGLWLTYKSATDSVIFNIELYLKPFQKISDIFVGRFKKLGS from the coding sequence ATGAAGATACTTGACCGCTTTGTTTTACGGTCTTTCTTTCGACCTTTTATCATCACATTCTTTGTGATGATTCTTTTTTTATTGATGCAGTTCGTCTGGAAGTATATCGACGATCTGGTGGGTCGTGGCGTGGAATGGTATTATATCGCCGAACTTCTTTTTTATACCTCTGCTACTCTGGTTCCAATGGCGCTGCCCCTAGCGGTACTACTCAGTTCCATTATGGTTTTGGGTACCCTTGGCGAGAATTACGAATTAGCCGCTTTAAAATCATCGGGCTTAAGCCTGATGCGCGTGATGCGTCCCCTCTTTGTTTTTATCTGTTTCTTGGCATTAAGTGCTTTCCTTTTTGGCAATTATGTAATCCCTATCGCAAACTTGCATAGTGAGAATTTACGACGCAACATTACCAATAAGAAGCCCGCACTCAGTATTCGTCCGGGTATCTTCTATACCGGTATCGAAGGCTATTCCATTAAGATTGCGGATAAGTATGGTCCTGATCAAAATTTGCTGGATGAAGTTCTGATTTACGATCATACCCAGAACAATGGGAATACCAAGGTAATTGTAGCGGATAGCGGAAAAATGAATGTGACCAGCGATGAGCAATTCCTAGAGATCACTCTCTACAATGGACATAGTTACGAAGACCTTATTCCTAAGAAACGAAAAGATCGCGATAATAAGCCCTTTGTAAGCTCAGCTTTTGAAGAAAGTCTTATTCGCTTTAATCTGGGCGACTTTCAAGCTGGAGATATGCGCAAAACCGGCCGAAAGGAATTTGATATGCTTAATGTTCGGCAATTAGGCGTTGCCGTTGATAGCTTGAATGATTTGCTGGCCAATCAGCAACAGGAGTTTGCCCGACAGATGGTAGACAAATACGCCTATACCGATTTGGTTGAAAAGGAAAAATTAGCGGAGGAAAGTGCCGCTGAAAATGACAGCAATCAAAATCCAATAATTAAGGCCGATCTCGAAAAAATGAGTCCACATTTACTCGAGAATTTCGCTCCTGAAATGCGCAGTCGCATCTTGCAAAACTCCTTGCGTATTGCCCGTGGTAATCGTGCCTATTTCACCAATGCCAGTGCTCAATACAATTGGCGAAAGATGATGATTGCTCGTCACGTATTAGAATGGCAAAAGAAGTTTTCCATCTCCTTTGCCGTGATCGTATTGTTCTTTGTGGGAGCTCCCTTAGGGGCAATTATCCGTAAAGGAGGAATGGGAATGCCGGTAGTGGTAAGTGTGTTTATTTTTATCGTGTACCATGTTACCAGCTTCAGCTTCGAAAAATTAGGTCGCTTTATGTACTGGACACCCTTCCAGGCAATGTGGACCGCCAATTTCATTTTGCTGCCCATCGGTTTATGGCTTACCTATAAATCTGCTACCGATTCAGTAATCTTTAATATCGAGCTTTACTTGAAGCCCTTTCAGAAAATTTCTGACATCTTTGTTGGTCGTTTCAAGAAGCTTGGATCTTGA
- a CDS encoding glycosyltransferase family 4 protein, with amino-acid sequence MRILLLSNKVPFPAKDGSSIAMRSMAEALRLNAIELHLLCLNTQKHYREPAEIEKHKPEGINLEYFDVNTNVNLWSAGLNLLSGQAYHVSRFRQEALTKRLIELLRSTHFDIIQLEGLPMAVYLPEIRKYSKASVVLRAHNIEYQIWERHVEHEENAVRKAYLNLQTQRLKAFEKKSLEKVDGIAFISSEDQKIYREWGGRSLSTVSPCGLTPEENPPISGYEAKYDLVHLASLDWLPNRQGAEWFLKEVWPLILEARPETTMGFGGRDMPSEFIEMGSENLWLYPIVESARDFIGHGQVAVIPLLAGSGMRIKLLEFLAWGMPTVSTGIGAEGIAIENYKHGIIANDPESFAAAVVYLLDGKESRQEMQIQARNFFEENFDNQILGKDLIQFYQTLI; translated from the coding sequence TTGAGAATTTTACTCCTCAGTAATAAAGTCCCTTTTCCCGCTAAAGACGGGAGCAGCATAGCTATGCGTTCTATGGCAGAGGCCCTTCGGCTCAATGCTATTGAACTGCATTTACTCTGCTTAAATACCCAAAAGCACTATCGGGAGCCCGCAGAAATAGAGAAGCACAAACCCGAAGGAATCAACCTTGAGTATTTCGATGTAAATACCAATGTAAACCTTTGGTCAGCAGGCTTAAATTTACTGAGCGGGCAAGCCTACCATGTTTCCCGCTTTAGGCAGGAGGCATTAACCAAGCGATTGATCGAATTACTGCGAAGTACCCATTTTGATATCATTCAATTGGAAGGTTTACCCATGGCGGTTTACCTACCTGAAATTCGCAAGTACAGCAAGGCTTCGGTAGTATTACGTGCCCATAATATCGAATATCAAATTTGGGAACGCCATGTAGAGCATGAAGAAAATGCTGTACGCAAGGCCTATCTGAATTTGCAAACCCAACGTCTTAAGGCCTTCGAAAAGAAAAGCCTGGAAAAGGTGGATGGTATTGCATTTATTAGTTCCGAAGATCAGAAGATTTACCGCGAATGGGGAGGTCGCAGTCTTAGCACGGTTTCCCCCTGTGGGCTTACGCCGGAAGAAAATCCACCAATTAGCGGATATGAAGCCAAATACGATTTGGTGCATTTAGCAAGTTTAGACTGGTTGCCCAATCGCCAAGGAGCAGAATGGTTCTTAAAAGAAGTTTGGCCCCTTATTTTAGAAGCCCGCCCAGAAACTACCATGGGCTTTGGCGGCAGGGATATGCCTTCCGAGTTTATTGAGATGGGTAGCGAAAACCTCTGGCTCTACCCAATTGTAGAAAGCGCTCGTGATTTTATTGGTCATGGCCAGGTAGCCGTAATTCCATTATTAGCAGGCAGTGGCATGCGTATTAAACTGCTTGAATTCTTAGCCTGGGGAATGCCAACGGTTAGCACCGGTATAGGAGCAGAAGGAATTGCCATTGAGAATTATAAGCATGGAATAATCGCCAATGACCCTGAAAGCTTTGCCGCTGCGGTGGTATATTTGCTCGATGGAAAAGAATCGCGGCAGGAAATGCAAATTCAAGCGCGTAATTTCTTTGAAGAAAACTTCGACAATCAAATTTTAGGTAAAGACCTCATTCAGTTTTACCAGACACTAATCTGA
- a CDS encoding glycosyltransferase: MTIFWQYTFWISLLVIGTPYFIYPLLMLFLARLRSEKPLGLLNEEDLPTVDILFAAYNEEAVLEEKLQSLFNLDYPQDKIRIRVGSDASSDRTNSILENWEKKDKRLIPYLFKRRSGKSPILNFIKDDSEADLLLLTDANIIFEPQTLKLLVRRMLSQKNVAAVGADIHYGDFEKKGISGQEDTYLKLENRIKYAEAKTAAAPLGLEGGCYLIKRDYFPEIPPLFYMEDFFVTLHVLNRKARILWEPMARVWEDVSVSPTEEYKRKVRISIGNFQNLVHYKHFLWRRLWPQGLMYFSHKVLRWISPFFLLLLLISAPQLLFVHWFYGLIAGIYMAFIGLGLFGILLSQKFSSGILQYPGHFINMNLALLEGFLNYIKGIKTNAWQPTQRKQA, encoded by the coding sequence ATGACAATTTTTTGGCAATACACTTTTTGGATTAGCCTCCTGGTCATTGGAACGCCCTATTTCATCTACCCCCTGCTGATGCTCTTCTTAGCCCGCTTACGCTCGGAAAAGCCTTTAGGACTGCTCAATGAAGAGGATTTACCTACAGTAGACATCCTCTTTGCTGCTTATAATGAAGAAGCCGTTTTAGAAGAGAAACTGCAATCCTTATTTAATCTGGATTATCCCCAAGATAAAATCCGCATTCGTGTAGGATCCGATGCCAGTAGTGATCGGACTAATAGCATCCTTGAAAATTGGGAAAAGAAAGACAAACGTCTCATCCCCTATCTTTTTAAACGCCGTTCAGGCAAAAGCCCCATCCTTAATTTTATCAAGGATGATAGTGAGGCCGATCTACTGCTCTTAACCGATGCCAATATCATTTTTGAGCCTCAGACTTTAAAACTCTTAGTACGCCGAATGCTGTCCCAGAAAAATGTGGCTGCAGTTGGTGCAGATATCCATTATGGTGATTTCGAAAAGAAGGGCATTAGCGGACAGGAGGATACCTATCTGAAATTGGAGAATCGCATTAAGTATGCAGAAGCGAAAACAGCAGCGGCTCCTTTAGGCTTAGAGGGTGGATGTTATCTGATTAAACGCGACTATTTCCCGGAAATCCCCCCACTCTTTTACATGGAAGATTTCTTTGTGACTTTGCATGTTTTAAATCGCAAGGCCCGAATTTTATGGGAACCCATGGCCAGAGTTTGGGAAGATGTAAGCGTATCTCCCACCGAAGAATACAAACGTAAGGTTCGCATTAGCATTGGGAACTTTCAAAACTTAGTGCATTACAAACACTTTTTATGGCGCCGACTGTGGCCTCAAGGCCTGATGTATTTCAGCCATAAGGTTTTGCGATGGATTAGCCCCTTCTTCCTGCTTTTACTGCTGATAAGTGCTCCACAGCTTCTTTTTGTCCATTGGTTCTACGGCCTCATAGCCGGGATTTATATGGCCTTTATAGGATTGGGACTGTTTGGTATCTTACTTTCGCAGAAATTTTCATCCGGAATACTTCAGTACCCTGGTCATTTTATCAATATGAACCTGGCACTTCTTGAAGGGTTCTTGAACTACATTAAAGGAATAAAGACAAATGCCTGGCAGCCTACCCAAAGAAAACAAGCTTAA
- the ribB gene encoding 3,4-dihydroxy-2-butanone-4-phosphate synthase encodes MPGSLPKENKLKLNTIDEAIADIKAGKVVIVVDDEDRENEGDFVAAAEMVTPEMINFMTIVGRGLICTPLIEERCKELELDPMVRQNTDPMHTQFTVSVDLNGNGVTTGISAGDRAKTVQALVDPKTKASDLNRPGHIFPLIAKPGGVLRRTGHTEAAIDLARLAGKEPAGVIVEIMNEDGTMARLPQLREIADKHDLKLVSIEDLVAYRMEAESLISLEEDFNLDTEYGEFRLWAFRQTTNDQIHIALTKGSWERNEPVLVRMHSASVAHDIFEILTGDSSHQLGKALNKVSEEGKGAVVYMNQHSQKGKLLERIREYRMAQESGDQERQVSFKKDARDFGIGAQILHQLGISKVKLLTNNPIKRVGITGYGLTITENVRM; translated from the coding sequence ATGCCTGGCAGCCTACCCAAAGAAAACAAGCTTAAACTCAATACCATCGATGAAGCCATTGCCGATATTAAGGCGGGCAAGGTGGTAATTGTAGTGGATGATGAAGATCGCGAGAATGAAGGTGATTTTGTGGCCGCTGCCGAAATGGTAACGCCCGAAATGATCAACTTCATGACCATTGTTGGGCGTGGTTTAATTTGCACCCCTCTGATTGAAGAGCGCTGTAAGGAACTGGAGTTGGATCCTATGGTACGCCAAAATACAGATCCCATGCACACGCAGTTTACCGTATCGGTAGACTTAAATGGAAACGGGGTTACTACCGGCATTTCTGCTGGCGATCGCGCTAAAACAGTGCAGGCTTTAGTGGATCCTAAGACCAAAGCTTCTGATTTAAATCGTCCCGGGCATATTTTCCCATTAATCGCAAAACCTGGCGGTGTATTGCGCCGCACCGGTCATACCGAAGCGGCCATTGACCTTGCTCGTCTTGCCGGAAAGGAACCCGCTGGAGTGATTGTGGAAATCATGAATGAAGATGGTACCATGGCTCGTCTTCCTCAGCTTAGAGAAATTGCAGATAAGCATGATCTTAAGCTGGTAAGCATTGAAGATTTGGTAGCCTATCGCATGGAAGCCGAGAGCTTAATAAGCTTGGAAGAGGATTTTAATCTCGATACAGAATATGGCGAGTTCCGTCTGTGGGCCTTCCGTCAGACTACCAATGATCAAATCCACATTGCCCTAACCAAAGGCAGTTGGGAGCGCAATGAACCGGTATTAGTACGTATGCACAGTGCCAGCGTTGCCCACGATATCTTTGAAATTCTTACCGGTGATAGCAGTCATCAATTGGGTAAAGCCCTCAATAAAGTAAGCGAAGAAGGTAAAGGCGCGGTGGTCTATATGAATCAGCACAGCCAAAAAGGCAAGCTTTTAGAACGTATCCGCGAATACCGCATGGCGCAAGAAAGTGGCGACCAAGAACGTCAAGTAAGCTTTAAAAAAGACGCCCGCGACTTTGGTATTGGCGCTCAAATCTTACATCAATTAGGCATCTCCAAAGTGAAGCTCCTAACCAATAATCCTATCAAGCGAGTGGGTATTACCGGTTATGGACTTACGATTACGGAGAATGTGAGAATGTGA
- a CDS encoding GumC domain-containing protein, whose protein sequence is MTRSTILLSLVVGFIFFGLAFIRPPKYNSEIAVFVPLTLLEKQIEQNGIGFGAPAEIDAHIELMRSPRISSELKSIFPKSNFDFEVSKTRNNAVLVEVWASDAETSALIAQKVVDITDSLKQIMLLQNVGQSHAFVNESLKETRRDMDSLQVILDSLRIAAIEDSIALASEVFKYEHLFGSEVVALNQLKIRRQQLDAYLKAPAPKSYIIYAPEIPKEASGIPAWAIGLIAAVLSASAGYAWQIYRKQTA, encoded by the coding sequence ATGACAAGATCTACTATTCTCCTCAGTTTAGTGGTAGGATTCATTTTTTTCGGTCTGGCATTTATCAGACCCCCTAAGTACAATTCGGAAATCGCGGTTTTTGTGCCGCTAACGCTCTTAGAGAAGCAGATTGAACAAAATGGTATTGGCTTTGGTGCACCAGCAGAGATTGACGCGCATATCGAATTGATGCGTTCCCCACGGATTAGCAGCGAATTGAAATCAATTTTCCCAAAGAGCAATTTTGACTTTGAAGTTTCTAAAACCCGGAACAATGCTGTTTTAGTAGAAGTTTGGGCCTCAGATGCAGAAACTTCTGCCTTGATTGCCCAAAAAGTGGTGGACATTACAGATTCCCTCAAGCAAATTATGTTACTGCAAAATGTAGGACAGTCCCATGCATTCGTAAATGAAAGCCTGAAAGAGACACGCCGTGACATGGATAGCCTGCAAGTAATTTTGGATTCGCTGCGCATTGCTGCGATTGAAGACTCCATCGCTCTGGCATCCGAAGTTTTTAAATACGAGCATCTCTTTGGCTCGGAGGTAGTAGCCTTAAATCAACTGAAAATCCGCAGACAGCAATTGGACGCCTACCTCAAGGCTCCAGCGCCCAAATCCTATATTATCTATGCCCCTGAAATCCCAAAAGAAGCTTCAGGAATACCCGCTTGGGCCATTGGCCTAATTGCCGCAGTACTTTCTGCTTCTGCAGGATATGCCTGGCAAATCTATCGTAAGCAAACAGCCTGA
- a CDS encoding O-antigen ligase family protein encodes MPSSKSLLWLLIFGFIGLGLAFYFDRYWHWLAMALGAGILCLIVYLKNGFKYLIPALVFCLPISVALPISSSAKMVLPAEFIIVILAPIVLLKLWEHQKDRFLFRFPWPALWLISFIPGLIFSDLPLVSIKFWILNGLYVLAFYYGILIWRAEGGNFNSLVKLFAWAMLPASLIGLYHFAEYEFNPITLAGIYKPFFYSHTYFGATVAIIAGFSLGKASQDKSWWPIAIALGVLAMISGSRAALWSILFMLGIYTLLQLKPLWRFALPILGLTIALGLGGYSKLEELFTYNRFQSYDPNASIVEKSMSVTNVQSDVSNIERLNRWVSALRMFEERPHWGFGPGTYQFTYIPFQEKKLENRLTVHNPDSPPEGSGGTAHSEILLQLAENGWPSVLLFCLILGLWFFKGFTSKSATKALYLPLLLGLSTYYFHMHFNNFLNQPAFAFLFWSFGAMIDFQTKPEEA; translated from the coding sequence ATGCCCTCTTCAAAGTCATTGTTATGGCTTTTGATCTTTGGCTTTATCGGCCTGGGTCTGGCATTTTACTTCGATCGCTACTGGCATTGGTTAGCCATGGCTTTGGGAGCAGGAATTCTTTGCTTGATTGTTTATTTAAAAAATGGCTTTAAATACCTCATTCCAGCTTTAGTTTTTTGCCTACCCATTTCGGTAGCCCTGCCTATTTCAAGCAGCGCCAAAATGGTTTTACCGGCAGAGTTTATCATTGTGATTTTAGCTCCCATCGTCTTGCTAAAACTTTGGGAACATCAAAAAGACAGATTTCTATTTCGATTCCCCTGGCCGGCTCTTTGGTTGATCAGTTTTATTCCCGGCTTGATCTTTAGTGACTTACCACTGGTTTCTATCAAGTTCTGGATTCTTAATGGACTATATGTGTTGGCCTTTTATTATGGAATCCTGATTTGGCGTGCGGAAGGAGGTAATTTCAATTCACTGGTAAAGCTATTCGCCTGGGCCATGCTTCCAGCTAGCTTAATCGGTCTTTATCATTTTGCGGAGTATGAATTTAATCCCATCACCCTGGCCGGGATTTATAAACCCTTCTTCTATTCACATACCTATTTCGGAGCGACGGTGGCCATCATTGCCGGCTTCAGTTTGGGGAAAGCCAGTCAGGATAAAAGCTGGTGGCCAATAGCAATAGCATTGGGAGTGCTGGCCATGATCAGTGGTTCCAGAGCCGCCCTTTGGAGCATTCTCTTTATGTTGGGAATCTATACCTTATTGCAATTGAAGCCGCTTTGGCGATTTGCACTTCCAATACTTGGACTGACAATAGCCTTAGGCCTTGGAGGCTATTCCAAGCTTGAGGAGTTGTTTACCTATAACCGCTTTCAGAGCTATGACCCTAATGCGAGCATAGTAGAAAAATCCATGTCGGTTACCAATGTGCAAAGCGATGTGAGCAATATCGAAAGGCTCAATCGCTGGGTTTCTGCCTTAAGGATGTTTGAAGAACGACCCCATTGGGGTTTTGGTCCTGGCACTTATCAATTTACCTATATCCCCTTTCAGGAGAAAAAATTGGAGAATCGACTTACAGTGCATAATCCCGACTCCCCACCTGAGGGAAGTGGAGGTACCGCGCATTCTGAAATACTCTTGCAATTAGCTGAAAATGGTTGGCCCTCAGTCTTGCTTTTTTGCCTGATCTTAGGACTTTGGTTCTTTAAGGGATTCACCTCAAAATCAGCCACTAAAGCCTTGTACCTCCCTCTTTTACTAGGATTGAGTACCTATTATTTTCATATGCACTTTAATAATTTCCTCAATCAACCTGCCTTTGCCTTTTTGTTTTGGTCATTTGGGGCAATGATTGATTTTCAAACCAAGCCGGAAGAAGCATGA
- a CDS encoding class I SAM-dependent methyltransferase has translation MTYYDEVGNYYDKDARDFENRYWKNQALQRIRQAFREEVKRHPFENGLEVGIGPGFDLIHFARIFKESQLFGIDISQEMVNLAADKIPGLNQPNAQVAQGSVEDLKNLFPEQKYDLIYVFFGALNTVEDLLLALKELEKLLAPGGRMVLTFVNKWFLAGMLIELLKLKPRWAFARLRKVWGGYSPTQFLASRCYSSRQIKAYAHQANLNCDKREGYSILYPAWYYHGLHKKMPAALLQILWKIDRKIGKGPLGEFGEYALYDFRKSD, from the coding sequence ATGACATATTACGATGAAGTAGGTAATTATTATGATAAAGATGCTCGTGATTTCGAGAATCGCTATTGGAAGAACCAGGCTTTACAGCGGATTCGTCAGGCCTTTCGGGAAGAAGTAAAAAGGCATCCTTTCGAAAATGGTTTGGAAGTTGGGATTGGACCGGGCTTCGACCTTATTCACTTTGCTCGTATTTTTAAGGAGAGTCAATTGTTTGGTATTGATATTTCCCAGGAAATGGTGAACCTAGCCGCCGATAAAATTCCAGGTTTAAACCAACCCAATGCCCAAGTGGCCCAAGGCAGTGTGGAAGATTTAAAGAACTTATTTCCCGAGCAGAAATACGATTTAATCTACGTGTTTTTCGGAGCTTTAAATACGGTTGAAGATCTGCTTTTAGCCTTGAAGGAATTGGAAAAACTATTGGCTCCGGGAGGTCGAATGGTACTCACCTTTGTAAATAAATGGTTCCTGGCGGGAATGCTAATTGAACTACTTAAATTAAAGCCTCGTTGGGCTTTTGCCCGATTGCGAAAAGTTTGGGGTGGCTACTCTCCTACTCAGTTTTTAGCCAGCCGTTGCTATTCCAGTCGGCAGATAAAGGCCTATGCTCACCAAGCAAATTTAAACTGTGATAAACGAGAAGGCTATAGCATCCTATACCCCGCCTGGTACTACCATGGTTTACATAAAAAAATGCCTGCCGCCTTATTGCAAATCCTCTGGAAAATAGACCGAAAAATTGGCAAAGGCCCCTTGGGTGAATTTGGCGAATATGCGCTTTATGATTTTAGGAAGTCGGACTAA
- a CDS encoding NAD-dependent epimerase/dehydratase family protein produces MQEKAQESIWVLGATGYVGKALSLELLKDTNEKSLITCFGNRRVDLELMERSNLILNPLEELEEHWLKRFPPKVIYHCARLAGTSPKKRKEAALKGEKANRRLIALLKKMEKPPVIVYCSGTLMYGPQSEEIDESAPLAPTAYAKQYAIAEQPWIEAQQEGILDVRMARPAWIFGPDSWFLHFFLKVAWEHGAVPYYGDGQQMMSLLPLGDCAGQLKHCYQEGEPGKDYNLYGFAPISQKEFAEAVARIMGLPTRNIPLEECLKSFGETVTEALCSNIPVRTQHQAWKEKYQPYFQDLDSLLKTVIDKAAALSPTS; encoded by the coding sequence ATGCAAGAAAAAGCACAAGAATCAATCTGGGTTTTAGGCGCTACCGGATACGTTGGAAAAGCACTTAGTTTGGAATTACTTAAGGATACAAATGAAAAATCCTTAATCACTTGCTTTGGTAATCGGAGGGTAGATCTGGAACTAATGGAAAGATCTAATCTTATTTTAAACCCTTTGGAAGAATTGGAAGAGCATTGGCTGAAACGCTTCCCACCCAAAGTGATTTACCATTGTGCACGTTTAGCCGGTACCAGTCCTAAAAAACGAAAGGAAGCCGCTTTAAAAGGAGAGAAGGCCAACCGACGTTTGATTGCTCTCTTGAAAAAGATGGAAAAACCGCCGGTGATCGTTTATTGCAGCGGAACCTTAATGTACGGTCCACAAAGTGAGGAAATCGATGAAAGTGCTCCCTTAGCACCAACCGCTTATGCTAAGCAATACGCAATTGCAGAACAGCCCTGGATTGAGGCACAGCAGGAAGGCATTTTAGATGTTCGCATGGCCAGACCGGCTTGGATATTTGGTCCGGATTCCTGGTTCTTGCATTTCTTTTTAAAAGTTGCCTGGGAGCATGGTGCAGTGCCTTATTATGGAGATGGGCAACAAATGATGTCGCTCTTGCCTCTAGGAGATTGCGCAGGTCAATTAAAGCATTGCTATCAAGAAGGAGAGCCCGGAAAAGATTACAATCTTTATGGCTTTGCGCCGATATCCCAAAAGGAATTTGCTGAGGCTGTAGCCCGAATAATGGGATTGCCTACCCGCAATATTCCCTTGGAGGAATGTTTGAAAAGCTTTGGAGAAACGGTAACGGAAGCCCTGTGTTCGAATATTCCGGTGCGAACTCAACATCAAGCCTGGAAGGAGAAATACCAGCCTTATTTCCAAGACCTGGATAGCCTATTAAAAACCGTAATTGATAAGGCGGCGGCGCTTAGTCCGACTTCCTAA
- a CDS encoding DUF2200 domain-containing protein — protein MNSTAQDEKIAKLSFASVYPHYITKVERKGRSKAELLEVIEWLTGYKEADLQMHIDQKSSFGEFFDQARLNPNAHLIKGVICGYRVEEIENPLSQKVRYLDKLVDELAKGKKMEKILREA, from the coding sequence ATGAATAGTACTGCTCAAGATGAAAAGATCGCCAAACTAAGCTTTGCATCGGTATACCCGCATTATATCACCAAGGTAGAACGCAAGGGTCGAAGCAAGGCCGAATTACTTGAGGTAATTGAGTGGCTAACGGGCTACAAGGAAGCTGATCTTCAAATGCATATCGATCAAAAATCAAGCTTTGGTGAATTCTTTGACCAAGCCCGTCTTAATCCTAATGCCCATCTTATTAAAGGAGTAATATGTGGTTATCGAGTAGAGGAAATTGAAAACCCGCTCAGTCAAAAGGTTCGCTATTTGGATAAACTGGTAGATGAATTGGCGAAGGGTAAGAAAATGGAGAAAATACTTAGAGAGGCCTAA